A segment of the Elaeis guineensis isolate ETL-2024a chromosome 6, EG11, whole genome shotgun sequence genome:
aacgagcaaaatatagaggttcttccgcaacaaaatccggcgacttcggtcgccggcgagcgtgcacatcggcacggaaaggaagagggagaagagaggaaggggaggaggcttacctccatcgccggcgaagcttttccggcgagaaattggacgacaCAGGGACGATCTTCTGCGGgatttttccgacgattgccgccgtttgagcttaagattttcggtggaaaggagagaggagggatctcctccttaaatagggcggagggaacttgtttccgactccgattaggagccggtgaacggaggaagaaaactcccttcgggagttcttctcctctgttttctgtttgtttattttatttttttttttcgtttggctgGCTGGGTTATCACACAAGTTATAAGAGAAGATATCTCCATTGTGATGTACTTGAGAAAGAATTATTGTTGTTACAAATGGAATAGCCGAATGAGTGGGTTGATAAAATTGAGCCTAATTCATTACAAATGGAATAGCCGAATGAATGATAATTTATCTAGGCTTTTGTATTATCTTTGGCATTTTATCCCTATTTGTTTACTGTTTTGGTTCTTGCATCTTGTGTTTTTTATAGATCAAAGATGTCAAGTGAAGAAAACACTCAATTAAGCTCtcgtaaaagaaaagaaagggatgATGTGAGCTCTCATCGATCGCCTATTGACTCATCAACTCCACATGCTAGCAATCAAGTAGAGTCGGTAGATATTGATGTTGATTCCCTCACATCGAATCCAATAAATATCGACTCTCAGCAAGGGGTGATCCCATCCAAAGATACTCCACATGTTGAAAAATCCAAAGAAGAAGGTTGGTCCCTGGGGACGTTAAAAATCTGAAGTTTGGCATCACTATCGTCAAAAGAAGATTGATGATGTTATGAAGGCAGAGTGCATATATTGCAACAAGCAACTTGTGGGTGGTCCTAAGAATGGGACAAGACATTTGCATGATCACTATAAATCATGCGTCAAGAGAAAGACTCGTGATATTCATCAAGCTATGCTTGCGGGAGAGAAAACGACACCAACTTCAGATGTGACATTGACCACTTATCATTTTAATCAAGAAGAGGGAAGAAAAATACTTACTGAGATGGTTATGCTACATGAATATCCACTTGCAATGGTGGACCATTATGGCTTTAGAAAGTTTTGTGGAGCTTTACAACCTTTGTTTAAGGTTGTAACAAGAAACGGTTTGAAGAGGGACATAGTGGGGAGATATAGAACTGATAAGGAGAAGCTAAAAGGGTTGCTTAATAAAATCGGGATGAATAGCCATCGCTTGTGACATGTGGTCAGCCAACAATCAGAACAAGTCCTACATGGCTATCACGGCACACTGTGTAGACTACTCTTGGACATTGCAAAATTGGATTGTGAGgtaattcttctcttttttcataTGAGTAGTTTACATTATAAATATAGATGGTTGTCTGTGTGCTTTAATTTTCATtattttcattactaatattaataattaaataattaattgtaGGTTTGTTTATTTGCCATATCCTCACACTGCTGATGGGCTTTCAAAAATCTTGGAGGATTTCCTATTTGAATGGAACATTGATAGGAAAGTATCTACAATCACTGTTGATAATTGGAAATGTAATGATGGTATCATTGATATTCTCAAAAGAAAGCTCAAACGTAACCATTTGATGTTGGGTGGGTCATTGTTGCATATGTATTATTGTGTACATATTTTAAATCTGATCGTTCAAGATGGATTAAAAGTAATTGAAAAAGAGATTGAGAAGATTCATGCTAGTCTGAGGTTTTGGAcagtatctccaaaaagagagcaAAAATTTGAAGAAACGGTTGAACAATTAGGCTCATCTTATGGTAAGCATTCAAGTCTTGATTGTAAGACTAGGTGTAACTCCGCTTGTGACATGCTTGACACTGCTTTGATGTATAAGAATGTGTTCTTCTGTTTGGACCGTGAGCCTTTATATGCTTCTATACCTCGTGATGATGAGTGGGAATTGGCACAAAAAGtttgtgattgattgattttgttTCGTGATGCAACTGAACTTTTTTTTTGAAAGCCATTATCCAACTATCAATTGTTGGTTTCCAACAATATGCAATATAAGAATTGAGTTGGAGAAGTGGTTTGTAGATGAGAATGAGGTGATAGGTGCAATACCCGATAACTTGATTGCAAAGTTCAATAAATATTGGAATGATGTTCATGCCATTATGGGGTTGGCAATTGTCTTGGATCCGAGGTACAAGATGAGTTTGGTGAGATATGCTTTTcctaaaatttataatgatagAGCTCAAGAGCAAATGGAAATGATTAAGAAATATTGTTCTGATTTGTATGAGGAATACAAATCAAAGGGTGAAAAACATCCAAACCGGTCATCTTTCTAGTTCCACCATGTGCCCTCCTAAACCATTATTTGAGGATAATCTTGCTGGATTTGATGATTACATAACACTAGAAGAGGGTAACTTGCAAGAAAGATTGGAGATTGTTCGATATTTGGATGATACTGTGTTGCCTAGGACAAATGATTTTGATGTATTGGTTTGGTGGAAGACAAATGGGTCCAAGTATCCTATCTTTCAGATGATTGCGAGGGACATCTTTTCGATCCCTATATCAACTGTTCCATCAGAGTCCGCATTTAGTACTGGAGGGAGAGTGGTTAATCCTCATCAGAGTAGGCTTTGGGTGAACATGGTTGAAGGCCAATATTGGCTATGGCCCAATATACAAAGTACATAATTATGATTGTAAttcaattttttatatcaaattatgTTTATAATTGTTGGTAATACATGATTATGATTGTAATTTATGTTTATAGGTAACTCAACTTCAAttgcacaagaaaaaaaaaattacactaTTATGGAAGATAAGGATGCGGATGAGGAGGTAATATATCTaaaatttctaatatatttaCTTAATGTTTAgtttatatattttatgtatttcAATATCATTCTTCCTAttgttttcttctctctctctttttttttttgttgattttttataCTTTTCTCAATTATATTCTTACTGTCATGCTATTAGGAAAGCTACAGCTGCTCTTTCTCAATTGAAATATGGATTAAATCGTAACAAggtgattatttatatatatttatatataatattatatatttatttgttaTGCAAGATATGGATAGTGAAGTGACAAGGATCAACCTTGATCGATGTATTGTGGTCAGATTATTGGAATGTTGAGATTATCGATGGAATCAAATCTTCATGCTCTCCCAAATATAGTTATCAGTTTTTTTTTTAGACAAGTGGTAATGATCTTTGTAGAATTTTTGCATTTGTTATGGGCATAGATTATCAAATGATCGatcaaataaatattatatattgaatatttaaatttatttttattgttattaaatattttatatttaaatctatttatgtatttatttttaaaacaGAAATTTATACATAACGAACCATGGCCGGAGAAACGAGCCGAGGACAGGAATTTTAAACCCCCGCTGGACCGGGGACGGAAAAATTTTTTAATCCCCAATCAGGGATTGGACCGGGGACAGGGACATAAAATCTCCGTCGGACCGGAGACTGAGGGAGGGGTCTCCGTCCCCGCCCCGGCTCATTGCCATTCCTAATCTTATTATGCAGTTCACACCTTTTCCCTCCTTAATAACGTGCGCTTTCATCTATTTAATCTCATTTCCCTCGTCCTAAGTATCAAATTACCAACGGTCCTGTTTGGATCAGGTCCAACCGACAATTTCTCCACAGGTTAATCGGCTCTGTGACGCAAGCGCTTTCCTCCCAAGCTCCCCACGCCTCCGCCATCACGCGACGCGCAATAGACTTGTCCAATCATTTCTCGCCACGTATTACCTTTCCCGATGCAGGGAAAAGCGTCCAGGTTCATGGAACCGGAGCGCTCTCCTCAACCATGGCCAAGATTTATTCCCCCCTCTTCCTGAGACCTCCCAACCCCTGGAGAGAACCAGGAAGAAAAACGCGCGTGAGCTTAaagctttcttcttgattttgttaTAATTCTCCTCTCATGGCCTCTGCCACTGCAACTCTCGGTTCGGTCTCTTCGCATTCGCTCGTCTCCCGGGATCCCAAAGGTGCGATTTTTCTTCAAGTTTTCTTCGCCCCTTCGGTTTTCTATTTCTTCGTTTTCCCTCTCTAACAGAGATGGTTTGCGGTTGTTGGCGCAGCGGCCTTGATTGGGTCTGCCAGGCATCTAGAGGCGTCGATCGTGCCGTCGGCGGTCACTAATCCTTCCCGGAGGCGATGGGTGGTGAAGCCGCTCCATGCGGTGGAGCCCGCCAAGAGGAACGATTCCGTGGCGTCTCTGGCGGCGGCGAGGATGGCGGAGGCGGTGGTGgaggagaagagaagggagagggagaaggaggaagaggaggtggATTACGATCGGCTAGCGAGAGAGCTCGAGAACTCTTCTCCTCTCGAGATCATGGACAAGGCCCTTGAGAAATTTGGGAACGACATCGCCATCGCCTTCAGGTTggatctccattttttttttttttttttgagagtggTTTCTTGATTTAGACTTCGGTTatgatttatatctaattttttaagtacTGAAATACCAGTAGGCCATGACCTGTACCTTTTGGTCGACCACCTGTTCACTATAATTTACTTTTTGGATGTGTTTTTTAAACCGTTTGATGGTAGATCGAACGGTTATCATGTGTCACGGCTTGCGATCCACTCACCGGTTGTGGtggttttttttttccattttaaaCGCAAGCAAGCCTGGAATCATGCGTGCCCATGGAAACAAGAGTGTCGTTCTTGCCATCAACTTCAACAGTAGAAGGAAAGGAAAAGCCGGCATCGCTGGCACATGGTGACAATTAGCtaggtaccattattattggatgCTTGCGAGCAGAAACTGGACTCATTTCGGTCAGGTTCCCTTCATCATGGACCAGCCGAAGTATCATAGTTGATCCATGTCAGACAAAAGAATGGTTTTTATCTGATGGATTTATCCCCTTTTTTCGCTATGGTTTGATTTGAATGTTCACATGTTTTATTTCCTTTTCCAAGCTTAATAATGCAGTctgatctatttttgatgagacatcTAAATTGTAGAAGTGCCTATAACTTGGTGGTGTTATTATAATGAACCACTGGATAAGCTATAGTAGTATGATCCATGGATCATGGATAATACGAACAATTCATGCTCTCTATTTTCTCTGTTTCTGTTgaattctgttttttttttttttcatcaacatGTTGCATATATCATTGAATCCAACAATAAAGTGTGGTTGAGGACATAGGTATTTAGATTTCCCTAAAAAAGGAGACAGGCATATAATAGCAAACTCAGTGTGAAGTTAACCATACATGTCCCTATAATAACTTTTGACAGATACTTAGGGCAATAGTTAAGGGCCTCAAGTCCTCCTGCATCTGTTTCATCTGCAAACATGCTCTTTTGTTTACTGAATAAAGTAATTAGACTTTTCCTAGTCTTGTCTACatcaaaaaaagggaaaagattgTAGAGTTTGCTAAGCTGCATCCAATCTAGCTGCAGCTGCTTTTTGCTTGGATAGAAGAGAGGGAAAAAATTGTTATCCGAATACTTAGGAATTTTAATACAGGATTGTAAACTATTTATTGTTTTTCTTGTACAGTGGAGCAGAGGATGTTGCATTGATAGAGTATGCTCGGTTGACTGGTCGACCCTTCAGAGTCTTCAGCCTGGATACTGGAAGGCTGAACCCAGAGACATACAGGTTCTTTGATGCTGTGGAGAAGCATTATGGCATTCACATTGAATACATGTTCCCAGATGCAGTGGAAGTGCAGGCCTTTGTGAGGAGCAAGGGTCTGTTCTCGTTTTATGAAGATGGACACCAGGAGTGCTGCAGGGTGAGGAAAGTGAGACCATTGAGGAGGGCCCTTAAGGGCCTTAGGGCGTGGATCACTGGACAGAGGAAGGATCAATCCCCTGGCACCAGAGCCCAGATCCCTGTTGTTCAGGTATCTGTTCTAAATTATTCCTGACATCTTACAAGACCATAACAATAGAATGTGATGCATCATACACATTGATTCTATACCTCTGGTTCAGAGTGCTGAGATTATTGAATTGGATATGCAGGCAGATCCTTCTTTTGAAGGGATGGATGGTGGAATTGGTAGCCTAATAAAGTGGAATCCAGTTGCTAATGTAGAAGGCAAAGATATATGGAATTTCCTCAGGACCATGGATGTTCCTGTGAACTCCTTACATTCACAGGTACAGATAAATGGAATCTAATGGTACATAATTGTGGTAATTCTGCTGATTCTCTCTATGATACTTATCTTTCTCCATCTGCTCTGGATCCAGGGGTATGTGTCAATTGGTTGTGAACCCTGCACCCGCCCTGTCTTGCCTGGTCAgcatgagagagaaggaagatgGTGGTGGGAGGATGCAAAGGCCAAGGAGTGTGGACTCCACAAGGGTAACATTGCACAGCAAGGGGTACAAAAATCAGGTAGTGATGGAAATGGGGCTGCGACAATCAACAAATCGGACATCTTTGAGACCCAAGCCATTGTTAACCTTAGCAGGCCAGGTATAGAAAACTTGCTGAGGATGGAGAACAGGAGAGAGCCTTGGCTGGTTGTTCTCTATGCTCCTTGGTGCCGCTTTTGCCAGGTAATGTTCAGGCTGCGATTTCAGTTCATTTACTAGGAGCACCATGATTGCCTTTGCCCTTTAATCAATTTGCTGATCTGATTTATTTCTATCCTTCAGGGAATGGAAGCTTCCTTTGTAGAGTTGGCTGAGAAGCTCTCTGGTACAGGCATCAAGGTAGGGAAGTTCCGGGCAGATGGAGACCTGAAACCATTTGCTCAACAAGAACTTCAATTGAGAAGCTTCCCCACAATACTGTTCTTCCCCAAGCACGCATCTAGGCCCATAAAATATTCTTCTGAACGGCGGGATGTCGATTCACTCCTTGCATTTATCAATGCTCTTCGATGATATGGAGCTTGGGCTGTTTCGTGGCATAATTCTTCACTTCGATTTGGCTGCCAGGTTTTGGTGATTGTGGAGAAGTATAAAATGGTGGATTCACAGATTTAGTGGGATTTGCTATCCTAGGTTGTGTATGTTCTTTGGATCTTTGCTCTTCTGCCCATTAGTTTTTGGAGGTGATGAGACCAAGAGATCCTGAATTAGTGTATTTTTCATATCCTTCGTTATAAGTCTTTGTAGTAGGGTAGCAGTGGATTCCATTGCCACTCCTTTTTTTCCCCTTTAAATTTCATAATGTTGTAGTCTTATTGTAAAAATGTTTGCATTTTAAGGTCCTCGAGCAGTTAAAAATAGTGTTTATAGCCTTGGCATAAAGGTTCTGTGATGGAATGGCGTTGTGGTTTACTAGTTTGTGCTGTGGTAGCTGATTTATTTGAATTCTGGGGTATATGCATGCTGGAGGATCTGCAACAGTGCTATATACTACCCTGTAAGGTATGACAGATATAAAAACTGGTGTGTTCCAGCTTCAGGTATGTCCTGTACATTGTTGGCGCCTTCAATCATACCGAGTTCTGTCAGTGTTTGGCGAATTTATTGGGCGGTGGATGCTATAGTGATCTAGGTTTGATCCTACCCTCCGTTCTAGTTGTTGAAAACGTAAAAAGGAATCCTCGATCACTTTTTGGGTTACAGAATCCTCGATCACTTTTGGAAGCGTTGCTACCGATAAAATCTTGAAAACTTGCTTCAAAGGCTAAAGTCcctctacccaaaaaaaaagaaaaaaaaaaaagggctagaATGTATCTGGATGAAACATCTATGAGGATGGGATCGTTAGGATCTGTATTTTAGTAGTTGATATCTCTAAACCTATTTGTCCTGATGGTAAGATTAGTGTTGATGGCAATACTGTTTAGCAACAATTTATTTTTGAGGAACTTCCAGATATATACttgttgtgggcaggctgtggggggacctcccttaatagtcccacatcggacaaCTCTgatgtgtgcatgtgcttaagagggatacgagcacaccttccctcacgaggcGCCTTTTGCCCATAGGGccaaggacaaaaccgtgaggccgtctgcgtgacGCTGGGGGGACAACCTCCGGTGGGGACCACTGGGCACGCTCCCGGTCCGGACCtagccagagcggacaatacttcgtggggcggagcgtgcggtctccgacgacctgcttgacacGTGTGCACAACAGAGTGGCACCCCAGGTAGGGGGCATCCGCCCCCTGTCACCAACACCtgcaccctccagagtggggggtATTTGTTGTGGGCAGACTGtgggggacctcccttaatagtcccacatcgggcaactctggtgtgtgcatgtgttTAAGAGGGATATGAGcacaccttccctcacgaggcACCTTTTGCCCATAGGGCCAAGGATAAAACcgtgaggccgtctgcgtgacGCTGGGGGACAACCCCCGGTGGGGATCATTGGGCACGCTCCCGGTCCGAACCtagccagagcggacaatacttcgtggggCGGAGCGTGCGGTCTCCGACGATCTGCTTGACACGTGTGCACGATCTGCTTGACACGTGTGCACAACAATACTATAACTGTACTAAAATAGTGCGTAATGGAGATGTAGGTGGCCGCTTGAGTTTATCGTTTTCATCTGCCAAACCTTTGTATGGACCACGGAGCGGTGCAACTAAGGATCCCATTGCGACAAGTTCAACTCCTGCTACTCAGAAATCTTCCTCTTCAGCTCCTACGATGGGACCCAACCAAAGTGAATAGCAGCAGGCTAAGAAAGTATCCAAGAAATCATTTACTAATTTGATACCAGGTCAGGAGGTAAATGAGGCATCTTCATCAAGATTCAGCGGCCTACGGTTGGACACGGATGATGATCAGGCCCAAAATATGGAGATTGTGCCAGTTATGATGACTGCTGATACGATGGTGACCACCCCTCcacagaaagaaaagaggaatagTCCTCCTACTAGAGTATCTAAGCCAAACTCCTCCCCGGACTCAGAGTCACCTCCTCAAAGTAAAGTACTTGTACTTGAAGACCATTCTATGGAGGCTGGGGCAGCACCTAAAGCAACTTCTTCTTCTACATCAAGGCAAAAGATTATTTTTTCTCATGCTCAAAAATCTGTTTAGAGACCAGTGGATCCTGCATCCAAAATGATGACTAAGGGCAATGATGGGCTGGAGCTTGCTTGATCTTCACTGCCTGCTGGTAATGCTTCCTTAATTCATCATGAATGTGTTAAAAATATACAGTTAGTTCtatattaggttggtcaattgaCAGGTGAGGAATCTTCTTCTACTTATAAACTACCGAGTGATCAATATACTTCATATGATTGTTGGTCTGACAGAGTGTAGAACGGGGGTTTTGGATGTTCAAACCTCTTTTTCTATTCATTAATGGAAATTCTTGTCTGGAACCATCGGGAAGCAACCAAAACGCCATTTATCAATTATGCCAAGACTCTTATTGGTCTATATTGTCCTTTTTTATGTTGTTTCTTGGAAACTAGGCTCTCTGATAATGCTCTTTATAGAATAACTAGAATGATGAGACCTAAATTGGAGGTTTATATGGTATCAATCATTGGTCTGTCTAGCGGAATTATCATCTGTTCGAGAAAAGCTCAAGCAAAATGTTCCTTTTTCCGCAGAGACAAAAATGTTATCTTTGGGGTCATAACCTCACAACAAGGGAATACCAGGTTATGGGTACAGTGTATGCCACTACCAACAATATTGAACGATGCAGGCTTTCGGATGAGGTCGTGGCGGTTATGTCCTTGAACCTTCCTttactttttattgctaatttcaaCTATATCCTGTACCCTGAGGATAAAGAAGATGGCAGACCTTTTATTGTGAATCGGAAGGTCCATGAATTCTGGATTTTTATTAGAAACACCAGTCTCATTGATCTTGGCTTTCATGGATTGAAATTTATCTGGTGCAACAATCAGAGGGGTCTTACCAGAGTTTGAGAGAAACTTGAtctgtgataatccggcccaactgggcccaaaaccagctcacaaagcccactaaactcattaaacaaaaaaaaaaaaaaaaaaaaaaaaagaaagaaaaacagagcaggaagactcccgatcggagtcttcctcttctccgatcaagaatcggagtcctagggccattgaaagaccctaggacgagctctataagaacccttcccctctcctctatgggtagacccttcagtcgccgccgattgccggagatttttctccgatttttccgtttgaagctgcgacccctcgacctgtgctcgccgcgatttctcgccggaaacctcaccgaagtcgaaggtaagccccggccctccttcctctcttccttcccctccttctcatggcttcgtgcaccctcgtcggCCGTCGGGTTCATCGGAAAATCCACAAAGATCCAAGAtcatgttttgctctgttcggc
Coding sequences within it:
- the LOC105036141 gene encoding 5'-adenylylsulfate reductase 3, chloroplastic, which produces MASATATLGSVSSHSLVSRDPKAALIGSARHLEASIVPSAVTNPSRRRWVVKPLHAVEPAKRNDSVASLAAARMAEAVVEEKRREREKEEEEVDYDRLARELENSSPLEIMDKALEKFGNDIAIAFSGAEDVALIEYARLTGRPFRVFSLDTGRLNPETYRFFDAVEKHYGIHIEYMFPDAVEVQAFVRSKGLFSFYEDGHQECCRVRKVRPLRRALKGLRAWITGQRKDQSPGTRAQIPVVQADPSFEGMDGGIGSLIKWNPVANVEGKDIWNFLRTMDVPVNSLHSQGYVSIGCEPCTRPVLPGQHEREGRWWWEDAKAKECGLHKGNIAQQGVQKSGSDGNGAATINKSDIFETQAIVNLSRPGIENLLRMENRREPWLVVLYAPWCRFCQGMEASFVELAEKLSGTGIKVGKFRADGDLKPFAQQELQLRSFPTILFFPKHASRPIKYSSERRDVDSLLAFINALR